The segment CGGCAGTGCCAGTGGTACTACCACCAGCCTGCAGCTACCCAGCCTGCCCGCCGGCCTGTACAGCGTGCAGATAGCCGGGGCCCGTGGCATCTACAGCGGCAAGCTGAGCGTGCAGTAGGCTAGAGCTAGCCCAAGCTGAATGAGAAAGCCCGCACGGAAGTGCGGGCTTTTTTTGTGCCTCGTGGTGTGTGGGGGACACACCGCCGCGTGCTCGCATATTGTTGGTTTTGATTAGGCGGGAGGGCTCTTTAGTTTGGCCTTCGACTAAGAAGGGTGCACGCCACCCGTAAAAGAGCAAATGCGGATCGATGCGAAATGGCCACTAGGTCAATAGAACAAGCACCCTCGTCCACTATCGCGGCCCATCCATCATCCTGCGCGCCTGTTCGGCATCGGCGGCTAGCTGGGCCTTTAGCTCCTCCAGGCTGTGAAACTTGCGCTCGTCGCGGATGCGGTCTATAAAATCTACTTGCAGTTGCTGGCCGTACAGGTCGCCCTCAAAGTTGAGCAGGTGCACCTCTGGCACCAGGTTTAGGCCGTCTACGGTGGGGCGGGTGCCTATGTTCATCATGCCCAGGTAGGCATGGTGGTGGTAGTGCACACGTACGGCGTATACGCCTGTGGCCGGCAGCAGCTTCTCGGGGCTGGTGGGCAGTAGGTTGGCCGTGGGCCAGCCCAACTGGCGCCCGCGCTTATCGCCGTGCACCACGGTGGCCTGCAGGCTGTAGGCATAGCCCAGCAGCCGCTGGGCTATGGCCACCTGCCCTGTCAGTAGGGCCTCGCGTATGCGGGTGCTGCTTACCTTGGCATGGTCTATCTCTTGGGCTGGTATTTCTTCCACTGCAAAGCCTTTTTCGGCTGCAATTCGCTCCAACAGTGCCAGGTCTCCAGTTCGGTTTTTGCCAAAGCGATGATCGTAGCCTACCACTACCCGCTGGGCGCGCACAGCGTTTAGTAGCACAGCCTGTACAAAATCGGCCGGTTCTAGTTGCGAAAAATCCTGGGTAAAGGGGATAACCAGCAGCTTGTGTATGCCCAGTTCGCGCAGTTTCTCCTCTTTTTCCTGCAGGGTACTCAGCAGCCCGGGTGCTGTGCTGTGGGGCAGGATCTTGCGCGGGTGTGGGTGGAAGGTAATGACCACGGCCTCGCCCTGCAGGCGGTGGGCAGCGGCCAGCACTCGCCGGAGGATTGCCTGGTGCCCAGGGTGCACCCCGTCGAAGGTGCCCAGCGTTACCACGGGGCTGGGGCCAGCCTCATAGTCTCTCAGGCTGCGGTAGATCTTCACCCTGCAAAGCTAAGGATAAGCCCACACATATCGGCTCAAGCTGCGCCATCTTTAGGGCTTAGAAATGCAAAGGGCTCCCACCAAAAATAGGAGCCCTTTGCATTTGGAGGTGGCGATCAGGAAATCCCTCACTGAATATTTTTATTTCGAATTGACCAACCACAAGTGTTCTTTGCTACGAACTCCTTATCGCCAATTTTTTTGGGGGTACCCCATGTACTGCTTTCAATAAGAATTCCAATCTCTTCTATTCCTGAGAATCGCTGCATTTCAGACTGAGGGATTGTAATGCTTTTTGCATCTGGGTTATTTTCTATTGTGACAATTGAAATGGTAGAAGTAGTTGCCGAAAGAGAGATAGCTGAAATAAATACCTGTACAAAGGTACTGCCAAAACTTTTGTCTGCCGTAATGGTAAGCGCTTGATCCGTTCTTATTACAGAGTTTGAATTTAAGTCAAAATTTAAGTCTGATTCCGGCCAGTTTTCGTTTGAAACCTCAAAGGCAGGCAAATCAGCACCACCTGTTGCATTCCACTTTGCAAGCTTGTTTACCAGCCAATCGTTAGGAAAAAAAATTGCCTGCAAACCCAACGAGTATAGTTTAATTGACGAGTCATAGGAAAGAGTTTCACCGCCCACAGTCAGCTCACCAGCATCACCCGTACTTACTATTGGAAAATTTTCTGAGGGTGGCGCAAAGCCTGCAGAATACGAGGTGTCTACTACAATCGTATTCGAACCTGCACCCGGAAACTGCATAACAATCCGATTAACAAACGCCGTATAGGAGTTGCTATAGGGAGCCAGAGTACCGGTAGTAGTGGTAACGGTAGTAGCAGCGGGCTCCGAATCCTCATCTTTCTTGCAGCCGACTAGCAGCAGGCTGATTACAAGGGCATACAGGCTTTTGGTAAGTACAAGTCGTGTCATAATAAGGTGGTTAATTGAAAACTTGGTTAAATATAGAGGAAATAAATTAAATGGCGATTTTTTGTGTATTTGATTAAGGGCTTGGTTGGGTGGCCATAGGCTCCGCTGTTCTTGCACTACAGTGTGTGCTCGGCCGGGTAGCACAGAAAGTACTTGTACACTGGCCTGGAGAGCTGGGCCACCATGCCTGGGTCGCTGGCCTCGGCTATATCGGTCAGGCTACCGTCTTTGCGCAGAACCTGTATGCGGCGTCCCTCGCCGGTGGGGGCATAGGCCTGGTTGCTCAGCCGGGCGGTGTGTACAAAGTAGGCTGCCTCATCGGCATCCAGGCCCAGCCGGGCTTGGCACAGGCTGCGCTGCTCGGCCACCTCGTCTTCGCCAAAGGGCTGGTCTTGCACGCGGATCTTCAGCAGGCGGCGGTGCAGGATGCCCTGGCACAGCAGGCTCAGCACCCTGTCGGGCTGCTGCTGCCAGCGTTTGATGTGGAACCAGATGTCGGTGTCGTCCAGGGCTGTGTATGGGTCGATTAGCTGCTCATCCAGCTGGGCGGGTGTTTCTGGCAGGGCCAGCAGGTGGTGCAGGTTGGGTTCGCAGGGTAGGGGGGCCCCGGCCAGCAGCAGGGTTCGGGCGCGTTTCAGGATGCCGATGAGCATAGCCTCTGCCACCACCGATGCTTTGTGCAGATACACCTGCCAGTACATCAGCCGGCGGGCTATCAGGAATTTTTCTACTGCATATACGCCCTTCTGTTCCACTACCAGCTCTCGGTTAGCTACATTCAGGGTTTTCAGGATTCGGTCGGTGCCCACTATGCCCTCGGCCACACCGGTGAAGAAGCTGTCGCGCGTCAGGTAGTCCAGCCGGTCCATATCCAGCTGGCCGCTCACCAGCTGGTGCAGGTAGGGGGCTGGGTAGCTTCCGGTAAAAATCTGCATGGCCAGCTCTAGCCGCCCGCCGGTTTCGCGGTTCAGCTGCTTCATCAGGGCCAGGCTCATGGTTTCGTGGTGCAGGCCCGGCACCAGCAGGTGCTCCAGGGCATGGCTAAAGGGCGCGTGGCCTATATCGTGCAGCAGGATGGCCAGTTGGGTGGCTTCATACTCTGCCTCGCTGATGTACACACCCTTTTCGCGCAGGCTGCGCAGGGCCTGGCTTACCAGGTGGTAGGCACCCAGGGCATGGCTGAAGCGTGCATGGGTGGCCCCCGGAAAAACCAGGCTGCCCAGCCCCAGCTGCTGGATACGCCGCAGCCGCTGCAGGTAGGGGTGGTCTGCCAGCTGTAGGGCCAGGCCCCTGCGCACTTCTATGAAGCCGTGGATGGGGTCGTTAAACAGCTTGGCAGCTGGGGGTGCAGGCATGTTTTGCGGCGTGGGTGGTGTCTAAAGTTATTGGGTTTGGGGGTTCCCGGCATCTAGCAGCCGGTAGGGCACAAATACAAAGTGGAAGAAGCCCGGGTCGGCTATCAGGAAGGCCCGCTCGGTGGGGTCCGTATAGGCCCGCCGGAAGTCGGCCAGGCGGGCACCCTCCAGTACGCCCTTTTTCACCAGCTCTTCCAGTATGCTGGCGTTATAGTCCCAGCCCAGGGCATATTCCGCTTTGTTGAAAATGGGCACGCCCAGGCCCACAGGCTGTGTGTGCGCCACAAAGATGGGGAAGCGCGTTACCCGGTTCTTCAGGCTCTCCAGGGCTATGCGCTCCAGCACCAGGCCTATCACGGCAAAGTCGGCATACAGGGCCCGTAGCAGCTGCTGGTCAGTCTCCGGGTTTTGGCTAAGCGGTTCCATCTTCCCAGTCTATATCCAGTTTATTGGGGTCGCCCAGGCCCTCGCGCAGCAGCACAGGGTGCTCCTCGTCGCTCAGGTCCACAATGGTGCTGGGCACGTTGCCCCCATAGCCGCCGTGTATTACCAGGTCTACCTGTTTGCCAAAGCGTTCGTGTATCAGCTCCGGGTCGGTGCGGTATTCCAGGATGTCGTCCTCGTGCTTTAGCGAGGTGGTGATGAGCGGGTTGCCCAGCTGGCGCACCATTTCGGTTACGATGCCATTATCCACCACCCGTATGCCTATGGTTTTGCGGGGGCTTACGCTGAAGTGCGGCAGCTTTTTGCCCGCAGGCAGGATGAAGGTATAGGGGCCGGGCAGCACCCGCTTCAGGATCTTGAAGGTGGTATTGCTTACCTGTCGGGTGTACTCCAGTGCCTGGGCCACATCCTGGCATAGGATGGTGTACTGAAAATCGCGGGGGTTGATATGCTTCAGCTGGCACACCCGCTCGATGGCTTTCTTGCTGAATAGGTCGCAGCCCAGGCCATACACCGTGTCGGTGGGGTAGATAACTACGCCCCCGGCCCGCAGCTGCTCTACCACCTGCCGGATGTGGCGCGGTGCCGGATTATCGGGGTAAATGCGTAGCAGCATGGTAGAAAAGTGTGAATACAAGCGGAGCTGTGTACTAGCCTCGATGGATAGTCTGCCTTTTCCCTTTCCACAAAGGTACCCAAAAGTTTCGTTGTGCGGACATGGGGCCTATCTTCCTTGTAGCGTTGCCCATGCGAGCCATTCCCCCATTTTGGGGCGAGATATCCCCCCCGTGCATGAACTTTTGGTGAAATCTACTTGCCTTATTGACACAAGGCAGGGATTGTCCCTATTTTGCTATACTCAAAAAGAACATGAAGCACCCCCGGCTTGCCCTCCTGGCCCTGCTGCTGCACGCAACCCTGCCCGCCCAGGCCCAGCCCACCATCGAGTGGGATAAGACGCTGGGGGGAAGTGGTTGGGATGAGCTCCTTTCCCTACAGCAGACTGCTGACGGCGGATATATACTAGGGGGATATTCTGGGTCAAATGCAGATATATCCGGAGGGAAAAGCGAAAACAGCCGGGGCAGCTACGACTACTGG is part of the Bacteroidota bacterium genome and harbors:
- a CDS encoding threonylcarbamoyl-AMP synthase gives rise to the protein MLLRIYPDNPAPRHIRQVVEQLRAGGVVIYPTDTVYGLGCDLFSKKAIERVCQLKHINPRDFQYTILCQDVAQALEYTRQVSNTTFKILKRVLPGPYTFILPAGKKLPHFSVSPRKTIGIRVVDNGIVTEMVRQLGNPLITTSLKHEDDILEYRTDPELIHERFGKQVDLVIHGGYGGNVPSTIVDLSDEEHPVLLREGLGDPNKLDIDWEDGTA
- a CDS encoding bifunctional riboflavin kinase/FAD synthetase — protein: MKIYRSLRDYEAGPSPVVTLGTFDGVHPGHQAILRRVLAAAHRLQGEAVVITFHPHPRKILPHSTAPGLLSTLQEKEEKLRELGIHKLLVIPFTQDFSQLEPADFVQAVLLNAVRAQRVVVGYDHRFGKNRTGDLALLERIAAEKGFAVEEIPAQEIDHAKVSSTRIREALLTGQVAIAQRLLGYAYSLQATVVHGDKRGRQLGWPTANLLPTSPEKLLPATGVYAVRVHYHHHAYLGMMNIGTRPTVDGLNLVPEVHLLNFEGDLYGQQLQVDFIDRIRDERKFHSLEELKAQLAADAEQARRMMDGPR
- a CDS encoding HD domain-containing protein, translating into MPAPPAAKLFNDPIHGFIEVRRGLALQLADHPYLQRLRRIQQLGLGSLVFPGATHARFSHALGAYHLVSQALRSLREKGVYISEAEYEATQLAILLHDIGHAPFSHALEHLLVPGLHHETMSLALMKQLNRETGGRLELAMQIFTGSYPAPYLHQLVSGQLDMDRLDYLTRDSFFTGVAEGIVGTDRILKTLNVANRELVVEQKGVYAVEKFLIARRLMYWQVYLHKASVVAEAMLIGILKRARTLLLAGAPLPCEPNLHHLLALPETPAQLDEQLIDPYTALDDTDIWFHIKRWQQQPDRVLSLLCQGILHRRLLKIRVQDQPFGEDEVAEQRSLCQARLGLDADEAAYFVHTARLSNQAYAPTGEGRRIQVLRKDGSLTDIAEASDPGMVAQLSRPVYKYFLCYPAEHTL